The genomic stretch atattttttgtttctttattgagAAATGAACCaggtgggaaaaaaagaaaaatggcccttatataatttgaccatttatcaattagggaataactcatattcttatatatttaacaAAGTTCTTGACATGATTGAAGTATGAGAcgtttatatatctataaaaaCACTTTCCCAATtttatgctttccttctaattttgtctactttggttttatttgtaaaaaagaaaaccttttaaatttaatgtaaatgaaattatccattttacatttcacaatgCTCTttgtctcttatttattcatcaattcttctcctatccataagtcCGACAGATAATAAGTACcatcttctaattttcttatatctccctttatatctaggtcatgtatctattttaaCATTACCTTATAAATAAATGGTATAGGATATTGGattatacctaatttctgccagattgctttccaggtTTCCAAACAATTTTGGCTAAATAAGCGAATTCTTAATTCAAAAgttaaatctttacatttttcaaagttaccataatcacttttttttgcaggacaatgagggttaagtgacttgcccagggtcacacagctaataaatatcaagtatctgaggctggatttgaactcaggtcctcctgaatgcagggctggtgctttatctactgtaccacctagctacctgaccATAATCACTCATTACTGTTCTATGTTTACTCCATTCTACTGATCTACCTAttaatttcttagccagtacagaAAGTTTTTATAATTACTGacataatatagtttaagatctgctAAAattccttcctttgtatttttgcattaattcctttgatattcttgaccttttgctcttcaaatgaatttttttttacctgaataaaataatttttggtaatttattgggatggcattgaacaAATAGATTAAGTTAAACTGTCATTATATTTGACTCTGTCCACCcatgaattattaatatttttctaattatttaaacttgactttatttgtgtaacattttattattatgttcacaaacaaacatttttaacatcttttaaaaattttaagttccatatTTTTTGCTTCCCTTTTTACCCTGTCCCCAtagtgagaaagcaagaaatctgatatagatcATATatttgcagtcatgcaaaatatttccatattagcaacaTTGCATAAGAAAATGcagaacaaaaaatcaagaatgataaataaattttaaaaatatgattaacaCATTAACATAGAAAACATTTATGCAATCTGATACAGAGTGATGATAGCCAAGTcaagaaattaatatttaaaattactttaccaatataatggaaagaacaactcccataaattaatttttaaaatgaatgctacAAGATTATAAAAAAcaatcatggggggcagctagttggagcagtgaaaaaagcactggccctagattcagaaggacctgagttcaaatctgacctcagacacttgacacttactagctatgtgaccctgggcaagtcccttaacccttgttgccctgccccccccccaaaaaaaacaaccagacaaaaacaaagaaaaaaacccaatcgTGGATCCAATGAGGAGCAAAAAAGACACCTCTCcctactcctttgcagaggtaggaaCTTCATGTTTGTGGAACATTACATGTATTTTCAGATCtttcaaagtaaaatttaaatCCACAAATTTAACCCATCATATTAAAAATGTGCCTTTTCTAAACCCCATTTATTGATATCACTTAATGAAAACCATTATATCAGTAGAATAAGAAATCATTAAAGGCAGGAGATGTTTCGTTTTTGTCCTTACATTCCCCCAAACTATGGCAGAATCTTGGACACAGTATTTACTTACTAAAGACTTGTTGTTTCTAGTtaaattcatgaaaaaatatgtttcctACTCATTAGTTTCCTCAAGGCTCCTTTtaattcattgtttcttagaCTATAGATCAGAGGGTTCAGCATAGGGATGATTACAATGTAGAAAACAGACAATACTTTGTTCTCATCTGTTGTGTAGCTGGAgttaggcaccatataaatgaaTGTAGTAGTTCCATAGAACAGAGTGACTGCTGTAAGGTGGGAAGCACAAGTTGAGAATGCTTTGGATCTCCCTTCAGTGGACTTTATCTTCAGGACAGAGAAGAGGATGTACACATAAGAGATTATGATAATTAACACTGTGATCACAATCACTAACCCAGTAGAGGCAGCAGGAAGAATTTCAGCAAGATTATTTTGGGAGTAGGAAAGCTTCAAAAGTGGTGAATAATCACAGAAAAAATGATTGATCTTACTGGGTCCACAGAAGGACCTATTTAATAAGCAACCAGCAGCAATCCAAGAATTTACACAACCACCAAAGTATGATGTGATGAGTAACAGGGCACAGACCTTAGTAGACATGTTGGTGGAGTAGAGTAGGGGGTTACAGATGGCCACATACCGATCATAGGCCATCACAGCCAGCAGGAAGCACTCAGCTGTCCCAAAGGTAGCTCCACAGCACATTTGGGCCACACAGCCTTCCAGAGGGATTGTGATTTTGTTCACAAGGAAGTTCTTGAGCATAACAGGTGTGACAGACGAGGAGTATGCAGTGTCCACAAAAGCCAAGTGACTGAGGAAAAGGTACATTGGAGTGTGAAGTTGGGAGTTATTTCTGATCAATGTGATTATGCTAAGGTTACCAAGTAAGGTGACAGCATAGACACTCAAAAATATCACAAAGAGGATGACACGAAGGATTGGATCATCTGTTAACCCCAAAAGAATGAATTCAGTCACAGCACTGCAGTTATTGCCAGACATCTGTCTTGGAAAGAGAGCCTGTTAGACAGGAGGAAATTAACATAGAACTCAGGACCAAGAGTGACCTCagtagaactagaaggaaaattTATGTGATGACCACAATAATAATGAAAGGCCAAACAACTTTGATGTATTCAGGAAACATTTTCTGACCACCTCCTATATGCCCATCCTACTCTCTTATTCCCATGCTTTCCTAGTATGTGTTATGGCAGGGTCCTTATAaacaaagcagagaaaaaaattgCTCCCTCCCAATTTTTCCCAGAGGACCAacaaggataagtgatttgccaattTTGCCACTGTGACAattttttaaagctgaaagagTGAAGACTTTAGTCGCACCATAGGaacttttcttaaatatatacagatatatccAAATGTGTAAATGTTATTCTGCAAAGTAATCACCAATCATCCCTcccaaggaaacagaggctgttTTGTGATGCCTGGCCTCTCAAAGGACCACTTTCCACAACTGAAGATATTATCCACCTCATGCTAATTGACTCTGAAGAAAATTTAGGTTTCCATGATGACCCTGGTATTGTAAAATcacaagagagaagaaatggagaatCTGATTCaaagtcttctcattttattttgctcCTAGAACTTGGTATTATTGCAAAGGGCTATCATTAGGTTAGATATTGCTAGCCTGCAGGACTCTGGAAAATTTCCCATGGGAAACTGCCGTTTCTCGGTAAAACAATGGAAAGCACTTGACAACCTCCTGTAACCATATCCTGtttatttattccttcaattGCAAAACAGCTGAGTAAACTGTGGTATAGGAAAGTTGTGGCAatttattgtgtcataagaaatgctGAATTTGACTCCTTTGGAGAAATATGGTAACATTTATACAAAGTGATGCAGTGACCTCAGTAGAAATAGGACAATTTATGTGATGACCACAATAATAATGAAAGGGGAAACAACTATGAAAGACCTTAGAACTAGGCCCAAAATAGTGACAAATCTTGTCTTCAAAAGACTTATAGGAAATATTAGCTACCATTTTTTGGCAGAAAGGGGATGTACTAGAGGCATGCATTCTCAGACCTGGCCAATATGTTGATATGTGTTCTTTGATATATTTATCTCTTGGATTAAAGGACTTCAACAGTGAGTGGTACCTAAGTGGGTAGTGATAgataatgaaggaaggaaagaacaacaacaaaacattttccaaatgCAAAAAAGGAAGCACAACTTTACTTGTatgtgttatatttctttttaaagatgaaactaTTTTTCAAGGATTTACATTTTTTGATGCTTGGTTaagttaccaaaaaaagaaattatcttcaATGTCATTTTTTTACTGAATGTTTTTATTACTACTGTCATGGgttgcagagcaccccagaatttctatGGGGCACaccaaagaatcttctccttgagaaactaaaccagaggacagataacacctagagagataagcagaaccaaatcggactgagctagctttagattcccacccttcattctggtctcccttaccctggggagatgagtttgggtgtggctgtggccactgcgttctgaagagggatctgtagccacccctcacccagttcctctagtcactaccaggggggatggtcctccactcctcacccaattcccctagctaccaccagtggggaatggtccaccctcactaaaggaactttccacagtcaaatggtgatccctccccccatcagtcttctataaaagtacctaccagtctcctgttcgaggagattggtacctctgagccacgtgctttgcacctatctccccatgagaagtccaaggatttctgtcatggtttccctccctccacccttcccttcccttgcccctaaataaactaccaccttattctaactacttttgtgtgcaagagggtgtaattctttaaagaggaattcctaagaaccccaaccctaaCCCAACCCGTACTCCATTTCCCCCCCATTACACTACCAACTCTAAActcacttttcttctcttccaattCCAGtaagaaagaatataaaatattgagATACTGTTCAGCTCCAAGAAGAATTAGAATATTTTGCTCATTTACAGGTCATtgtctaactctttttttgtAACTACAAGAAAGAATGCCTTAATTAAGTAAAACTTAGAGTGCTGAGTCAATTTTCAACACGTCCTACTTCACCTCTCAAGAGAAAAAATTTGCATCCTACTTTTCTGACAAAAGAAAGACTGTCCCTATgggctcccttctctttcttgttCTACAATTCGAAATTCCTCAATATCATCCCTTGTTGTCTTTACAACAATCTCTGAAAAGCAGatagtctttcttttctctaggaaCAATCCCTCTACTTGTGCCACTGACCCCATATATCCTATTTCAACCCtaacttttccttttgaaaaaattctatttaatccTTAATCTTTTTATCTATgggtttcttctcttctttctacaaATGGGCTCAGATTTGTTCAATCCTTTAAAGACTTTGATTTGGCCCTGACATCTTTTCAAGTTATTATACTATATCCCTTTCCATTCCTAATCAGTTATCAAGGGAAAAACATCTACTCTTGTTGAgtctacttcctctccttttactcacttgttctttttttttttttttttttttttttttagtgaggcaattggggttaagtgacttgcccagggtcacacagctagtaaatattaagtgtctgaggccggatttgaactcaggtactcctgactccagggccggtgctctatccactgcgccacctagctgcccctactcacttgttcttaaatttttattttatttttaatttgtggaataaaagaattattttctataacattgtataataaaaagatgattgcacatgaagctTCACATCCATTtaatataacttgctattccttttaaatatataatgtcatcatgtacatttttcttaatttttttccttcccttccccccaccctagagatgactaccattagacacctatatatataatatatataaaatatgtaaaatcattctatacatacttctatatatcagttcttcatctggaggcaaatagcatcttccttcatatgccattttgtagttaatttgggtatttataatagtcaaaatgagtTTTTCCCTcacagttgttcttttttttttttcttgtggggcaatgagggttaagtgacttgcccagggccacccagctagtaagtgtcaagtgtctgaggccagatttgaactcaggtgctcctgaatccagggccagtggtttatccactgcgccacctagctgccccaccccacagttgttcttaaaacaacattgctgGGTTTGTATATgatggtctcttggttctgctcattttagtcttcattatttcatgcaagtctatctatgtttttctaagatcattgagcttatcatttctcatagcacagtaatattccatcacaatcatacatgacaacttgttcagcaactCCTCAATTGATAGGAAAaaccacaatttccagttctttgccagaaCAAAGGGAGCTGATACAAAcatttagaacatatagattccttcccttttcccctaatcatctttggaaataaaccTTGCTGGATCAAgtggtataggcagtttaataactctttgagcataattctagcttgctctccaaaatggttggataagttcaaaattctaccaacaatgaattagtgtctcaatttttccacatcctctccaacatttgtcgctttcccttcaattattttagccaatctgataggagtaAAATGATATCTCGGAATGATTTCTCTCATCAAGacagatttagagaatttttatgtgactataaattattttgattcctttttttaaagtaataaacatttttatttatagtttggggttccaacttttatccctccttctctttctcccctcccccctccctgaggtggtaagcaatcagtataggttacacatgaatgattatttaaaacattaccatattagttattttgtataagaaaacttgaataaaagaaaaaaatgaaagtaaaaatagcatgcttcagtctgtgttccatcagtatcagttctttctttgtaggtagatagtatgtttcatcagtagtcctttgggattgtcttggatcattgtattgttgagaatagttgtcattcatagttcttcattaaataatattgctgtctctgtgcacaatgttctcttggttctgctgactttactatatatattttcatttatctaaaAATTTCCTGTTCttaatctttgaccatttatcaactggagaatgacttctGTTATTATAACTTTTACAAagctatttatatatttgaaatatgagacatttatctgagaaactataaattgttttcctcagttttctactttccttcttatcttggctacatttgttttatttatataaacctttttaatttaaagggaaaaaagaaattatccatATTACACCTTATgctgttctctatctcttgcttatCCATAAATTATTcacctatccataaatctgatggATAATATATTCCatattcttcaaattttcttgtaatatttccctttatatctaggttatatgtctattttgaccttatcttggtaaatgttgTAAGATAATGATCTCTGTTcaattagccttttttttttttggtgaggcagttggggttaagtgacttgcccagggtcacacagctagtaagtgtcaagggtctgaggccacatttgaactcaggtcctcctgactccagggccggtgccttatccactgtgccacctagctgcccctcaattagcCTTTTAGTTGAATCTTTGGGATTTCATCATCATATCAActgcaaaaagaaatagttttattcctttattccctattttgattccttctatttatttttcttattgctatgaCTAGGATTTCCAATATAATACTAAATAATATTGATGACAGTGGGCAtccttttttcacattttatctTACTGGAAAAGCTTCTAGCtaatccccattacaaataatacttgctgatgcttttagataaaaatccatttatacctataattttaagtgtttttaatagaaaggagtattgtactttatcaaaagcaTTTTCTGCATCCATTGaaatgatcatatgatttttgtttttgtttttggtttttttgggtttttttttgtttgttttggtttttggttttttggtggttttttttactgaggcaattggggttaagtgacttgcccagggtcacacagctagtaaatgttaagtgtctgaggccagatttgaactcaggtactcctgactccagggctggtgctctatccactgcgccacctagctgtcccttttgttttgtttttgcagggcaatgagggttaaatgacttgcccagggtcacacagctagtaagtgtcaagtgtctgaggctggatttaaactcaggtcctcctgaatccagggctggtgctttatccactgtgctacctagctgcccccgattatatgatttttaaactttaattattaatgaaaacaattatgttaatagttttcctaaagttAAACAATCCCTGCATTTCTGATATAAATCCAAATTGttaataatatataatctttgtaatatattgttgtaatcttttaACTAGTACTTTGTTTcagatttttgcatccatatttattaatgaaattggtctataattttctttctctgtttttactcctCCTGGTTTAGCTATCagtatatttgtttcataaaaggaagttGGTAAGATCCTTCCTTTACccattattccaaataatttaacCCAATCTAATCTGGTTTCTGATCCAATGACTACACTAAAATTATTCTCTACAAAATagctaataatttcttaatttctaaatGATAATATTTTTGTAATCTTCCTTTAAATTCCTAAAGTGTAGGGGTTATTTCGaccattgtatttgtatccctaacacctagGAAAGTGGCTGaaaataataggtacttaataaacactgaTTGATTAAATGATTCTTGGCCTCTTTGCGGCATGTGACACTCTGGACCAACTACTCTTTTAGGATATTTTCTCTTCAGGGTAGTATTCCTACTGTCTGTCTGACCTTTCTTTTTTAGCCTCCTTTGGCAGATCATGACAGAGGTGCAGCCTTCTAATCAAACGTCTTCCCCAACATCTCTCCTAGgccttctcctctttttctataCCTTCTCAATGAGCTTATTATTAGATTTCACTGCCATTAATATATTCATTCAAATGaatcccaaatctatatatccaccTCTGAACTACAACCCACCTATCACTAATACTTGCACATTTGTAGCCCCATGTCCCAAAGAGAGAACTCATATTATCTCCAACCTTCAACCTAAAACCACATTTCcagttttctatttctcttcagGGCCTTTCCTTCCAGGTACCCTGGTTTGTAATCCTGGAATTAATCTCTGTtctcttatctccctcccttccccaaccaGGCAGTTGCCGAATCTTGCTGCTTCTACATGCACAACATATATCACATCTCCTCTTATGTCCTCTCACAGCTATTGCCCTAACTCAGGTTTGCATCTCCTCTCACTTGGATTATTGCAAAGACTTCTTAAAAGTTCAGTTTTGTCTTTCTCTAAGCTATCCTctaaaaacccacaaaaatgacCTTCTTAAAGAACATGGCTAATCATTTCAGTTGCTTACTCAAGCCTTGAACAGATCCCTTATTCCCTTGAAGACAAAATAAGAATTCCTTGGCTTGAGGTCTAGAGTCCTGCACAATCTGAATCCAGTCTCCCTTTTCAGATTTATTTCCCTTTACTGTCAGGCATGTATTCTAAACTGCAGCCTATCTGGCCTACTGTCTCTTCCCCAGACTCAGAATTCTACTCCCATTTCTTTCCCTCTGCATAGGTCATCCTCCATGTTCCAAATGCCCTAAAACatttctgcttcttagaatctcaAACTTCCTTTGTTTCTCAGCTAATGGGTCATcacttatttttttggtttgtttttgtttgtctgtttgtttgttttggtgaggcaattggggttaagtgacttgcccagggtcacacagctagtaagtgttaagtgtctgaggccgaatttgaactcgggtcctcctgaacccagggctggtgctctatcgactgtgccacctagctgccccgggtcatCACTTATAAGAAGCCTAGTTTCTAAAATTCCGTGCCTCTTCAACTTGTATTTACTTGTTTGTgtattttatccttttctctccaatgaaagctccttgaaattaaggatttttccattttttctttttatccccagtgcataATGTGCTTATCAAAATATTAGTTGAATGGAAGGCAACAGCACACTTTTGAAAACCTCAATCTCACTTATATTAGCAACATAATCATAACTCAATATGACTATTTGAATTTCCTAAATTACTTTCCTCCCACAATTTTTAGAGGAaaatattgttattcttattttacagatgaaataactaAGGATCACAGAGGTTTAGTCACTTACCTAGAATCACTGTCATAGCCAGTAAAactcagagttgggattcaaacccagctctcctgacttcaaatccaattctctttccaccACATCAACCAATATAAATATATCAGCAAAATCTCTCCAGCCAAAACCTCTATTGGAGAAATGAGGGAAATGTAATACATGAAACCAATGACCTATGTATATGTGGAGATCTTTACCTAAGTTTACTTACCTAATCAAATTCTATCTGGTATTTATGGCTTATAGTAGGGTTTTAGATGTA from Dromiciops gliroides isolate mDroGli1 chromosome 6, mDroGli1.pri, whole genome shotgun sequence encodes the following:
- the LOC122731409 gene encoding olfactory receptor 508-like translates to MSGNNCSAVTEFILLGLTDDPILRVILFVIFLSVYAVTLLGNLSIITLIRNNSQLHTPMYLFLSHLAFVDTAYSSSVTPVMLKNFLVNKITIPLEGCVAQMCCGATFGTAECFLLAVMAYDRYVAICNPLLYSTNMSTKVCALLLITSYFGGCVNSWIAAGCLLNRSFCGPSKINHFFCDYSPLLKLSYSQNNLAEILPAASTGLVIVITVLIIIISYVYILFSVLKIKSTEGRSKAFSTCASHLTAVTLFYGTTTFIYMVPNSSYTTDENKVLSVFYIVIIPMLNPLIYSLRNNELKGALRKLMSRKHIFS